A DNA window from Mesorhizobium sp. C432A contains the following coding sequences:
- a CDS encoding AEC family transporter: MSPLTETVLFVFSLVALGYLAGLTGYLKPASGEGIAEFAINVAMPLLLFRTMVNSDFHGVAPWSLWGAYFTAVAMTWTAGHLVTTRIFGRDARTGIVGGVSSSFSNVVLLGIPFVLGVFGSSGFEVLSLLVSVHLPTMMMASIIMFEIFGRGSSEPVHPLRIIQSFLRRLFTNPLIIGILAGLAWRLTGAPLPNLATRLVDALANTAGPVALFAMGLSLRRFGISGNIRPALALSTLKLFLMPALVLGLVWLLGLPPLTAKVAVVVAALPSGINSYLIAVQFNTGQALASNQMTIATASAVVTTAFWLTVVVHVFG, encoded by the coding sequence ATGTCGCCGCTCACGGAAACCGTTCTTTTCGTCTTCAGCCTTGTCGCGCTCGGCTATCTCGCCGGGCTCACCGGCTATCTAAAGCCGGCGAGCGGCGAGGGTATCGCCGAGTTCGCCATCAACGTGGCGATGCCGCTGCTGCTGTTTCGGACGATGGTGAATTCCGATTTCCATGGTGTGGCGCCCTGGTCGCTGTGGGGCGCTTACTTCACGGCGGTTGCGATGACATGGACCGCCGGCCATCTGGTGACGACACGGATCTTCGGGCGGGACGCGCGCACCGGCATCGTCGGTGGAGTGTCGTCGTCCTTCTCGAATGTGGTGTTGCTGGGCATTCCCTTCGTTCTCGGCGTATTTGGGTCCAGCGGATTCGAAGTGCTGTCGCTGCTCGTCTCGGTGCATCTTCCGACCATGATGATGGCTTCGATCATCATGTTCGAGATATTTGGCCGCGGTAGCAGCGAGCCCGTACACCCGCTGCGCATCATCCAGAGCTTTCTGAGAAGACTGTTCACCAATCCGTTGATCATCGGCATCCTGGCCGGGCTGGCATGGCGCCTTACCGGCGCGCCGCTGCCGAATCTTGCCACGCGGCTGGTCGATGCGCTGGCTAACACCGCCGGGCCGGTGGCGCTGTTCGCCATGGGGCTCAGCCTGCGCCGTTTCGGCATTTCCGGTAACATCCGACCGGCGCTGGCACTGTCGACGCTGAAACTGTTCCTGATGCCGGCGCTCGTGCTCGGCCTGGTCTGGCTGCTTGGGCTGCCGCCCTTGACGGCCAAGGTGGCGGTCGTGGTGGCGGCGCTGCCGTCCGGCATCAATTCCTATCTCATCGCCGTGCAGTTCAACACCGGCCAGGCGCTGGCGTCGAACCAGATGACCATCGCCACGGCAAGCGCGGTTGTTACAACCGCCTTTTGGCTGACGGTGGTGGTTCATGTCTTTGGGTAG
- a CDS encoding cytochrome c peroxidase — MSRLLRLLALAAVVLVAGCGKPDFSDAEKKTIASLALNTLPALKPDTTNRFADVPAAAALGSTLFFDQGMSRDGNVSCSTCHKIDRQFQDDLPQSVGVGRTNRRSMPLAGIARNPWFFWDGRRDSLWAQALTPLENPLEQAGNRAAFAHYIQKRFGERYERIFGPLPDLSAVPANASPLGSEAEQAAWKAMTAAQMDDVNRVFSNIGKAIAAFERSIEPAQTRFDRFAIDLVSGAKPKADDAFSQEEMLGLKLFIGKANCVTCHNGPRFTDNAFHNTGVRPVRDLPLDRGRFDAVAQVQADPFNCFGAFRDGDAGACGELRFIVKAAPELMRAYKTPSLRGAATRPPYMHAGQFSTLEEVVAHYAKAEAAVEGTSEVHPLQLSDRERAALVAFLKTLSE; from the coding sequence ATGAGCCGCCTGTTGCGCCTTCTGGCATTGGCGGCGGTCGTGCTCGTTGCCGGCTGCGGCAAACCGGATTTTTCCGATGCCGAGAAGAAGACCATCGCCTCGCTGGCGCTGAACACCTTGCCGGCGCTCAAACCCGACACCACCAACCGCTTCGCCGACGTGCCAGCCGCCGCCGCCCTGGGCTCCACTCTGTTCTTCGACCAGGGCATGAGCCGTGACGGGAACGTATCCTGCTCGACCTGCCACAAGATCGACCGGCAATTCCAGGATGACCTGCCGCAATCCGTCGGCGTTGGCCGAACCAACAGGCGCTCGATGCCGCTGGCCGGCATTGCCCGCAATCCGTGGTTCTTCTGGGATGGACGGCGCGACAGCCTGTGGGCGCAGGCGCTGACGCCGCTGGAAAACCCGCTTGAGCAGGCGGGGAACCGCGCGGCCTTCGCGCATTACATCCAGAAGCGGTTCGGCGAGCGCTATGAGCGCATCTTCGGGCCACTGCCGGATCTTTCCGCCGTGCCGGCCAACGCCAGCCCGCTCGGCAGTGAGGCCGAGCAGGCGGCGTGGAAGGCAATGACCGCGGCCCAAATGGACGACGTCAACCGCGTCTTTTCCAACATCGGCAAGGCGATCGCCGCCTTCGAACGGTCGATCGAACCGGCACAGACGCGCTTTGACCGCTTTGCCATCGATCTTGTGTCAGGCGCCAAGCCGAAAGCCGACGATGCCTTTTCGCAGGAGGAGATGCTCGGGCTGAAACTGTTCATCGGCAAGGCCAATTGCGTCACCTGCCATAACGGCCCGCGCTTCACCGACAACGCTTTCCACAACACCGGCGTGCGGCCGGTCAGGGATTTGCCATTGGATCGCGGCCGTTTCGATGCGGTGGCCCAGGTTCAGGCCGACCCATTCAACTGCTTCGGCGCCTTCCGCGATGGCGACGCCGGCGCCTGCGGAGAACTGCGCTTCATCGTCAAGGCAGCACCCGAACTGATGCGTGCCTACAAGACGCCGTCGCTGCGGGGCGCGGCGACACGGCCGCCCTATATGCATGCCGGACAGTTCTCCACGCTGGAGGAGGTGGTGGCGCACTACGCGAAGGCGGAGGCGGCCGTTGAAGGCACCTCCGAAGTGCACCCGTTGCAACTGTCGGACCGCGAACGCGCGGCGCTGGTGGCGTTTTTGAAGACGCTGTCGGAGTGA
- a CDS encoding aldose epimerase family protein, giving the protein MAMKDGEVFGTTQAGEPVRRFTIRGGGVSANIIGLGAIIQDLRLAGHDAPLVLGYDRFEPYETDRAFFGAVVGRYANRIRDGRFTIAGQRYQTERNFLGKHTLHGGSEGFFHRPWTVSLHGRDFVTLTLHDPEGTMGFPGALDVTCTYRLKIPGTLSMELTATCEEPTLCNLAQHSYFNLDDGGAGDILDHRLMLNAGAYTPVDGEMIPTGVVKPVDGTPFDFRQARPLRMETEGEQLPYDVNFCLASARGPLHQVAWAQGANSGVEMEVWTTEPGLQLYTGQYVAPTSGGLDGRRYKAFSGFCLEAQTWPDAPNRPYFPQATLWPGQIYHQVTEYRFRLP; this is encoded by the coding sequence ATAGCGATGAAGGACGGCGAAGTCTTCGGCACGACGCAGGCAGGCGAACCCGTTCGCCGTTTCACCATCCGGGGCGGCGGCGTCAGCGCCAACATCATCGGGCTCGGCGCAATCATCCAGGATCTGCGGCTCGCCGGGCACGACGCGCCGCTGGTGCTGGGCTACGATCGCTTCGAGCCTTACGAGACTGACCGGGCCTTCTTCGGCGCGGTCGTCGGCCGTTACGCCAACCGCATCCGCGACGGCCGCTTCACCATTGCCGGCCAGCGCTACCAGACCGAGCGCAATTTCCTCGGCAAGCACACGCTGCATGGCGGCTCGGAGGGCTTCTTCCACCGGCCGTGGACGGTTTCGCTGCACGGCCGGGATTTTGTCACCCTGACCCTGCACGATCCCGAGGGCACGATGGGCTTTCCCGGCGCGCTCGACGTCACCTGCACCTACCGGCTGAAGATTCCCGGCACGCTCTCGATGGAACTGACCGCCACTTGCGAGGAGCCGACGCTGTGCAATCTGGCGCAGCATTCCTATTTCAATCTCGACGATGGCGGCGCCGGTGACATTCTCGACCACCGGCTGATGCTGAATGCCGGCGCCTATACGCCGGTCGATGGCGAGATGATCCCGACCGGCGTGGTCAAACCGGTCGACGGCACGCCCTTCGACTTCCGCCAGGCGCGGCCGCTGCGCATGGAAACGGAAGGCGAGCAGCTTCCCTACGACGTCAATTTCTGCCTGGCGTCAGCCCGGGGCCCGCTTCACCAGGTGGCGTGGGCGCAAGGCGCCAATTCCGGCGTCGAGATGGAGGTCTGGACCACAGAGCCCGGCCTGCAGCTCTACACCGGCCAGTATGTCGCGCCAACCTCAGGCGGCCTGGACGGACGGCGCTACAAGGCGTTTTCCGGCTTTTGCCTGGAAGCGCAGACCTGGCCCGACGCGCCGAACCGGCCTTATTTCCCACAGGCCACGCTGTGGCCGGGCCAGATCTATCATCAGGTGACGGAATATCGTTTCAGGCTTCCCTAA
- a CDS encoding Lrp/AsnC ligand binding domain-containing protein, translating to MISVTEDQLDRIDRNILSALARDGRLSMSGLAGKVGLSKTPVQARVKRLEKDGYIRGYQAIIDRERMGEGHVAFVQVKLSDTRSAALDAFNRAVQAVPEIEQCHMMASSFDYLLKVRTTDIAAYRRVLGERISALPHVAQTSTFVAMETVKDR from the coding sequence ATGATATCCGTGACAGAAGACCAATTGGACCGCATCGACAGAAACATCCTGTCGGCGCTGGCGCGCGACGGGCGGCTATCCATGTCTGGACTGGCCGGCAAGGTCGGCCTGTCGAAGACGCCGGTGCAGGCGCGGGTGAAGCGCCTGGAGAAGGACGGCTATATCAGGGGCTATCAGGCGATCATCGATCGCGAGCGCATGGGCGAAGGCCATGTCGCCTTCGTCCAGGTCAAACTGTCGGACACACGCTCGGCCGCGCTCGATGCTTTCAATCGCGCGGTGCAGGCCGTGCCGGAGATCGAGCAGTGCCACATGATGGCGTCGAGCTTCGATTATCTCCTGAAAGTCCGTACCACCGACATCGCCGCCTATCGCCGCGTGCTCGGCGAGCGCATCTCGGCACTGCCGCATGTTGCGCAGACCTCGACCTTCGTGGCCATGGAGACGGTGAAGGATCGCTAG
- a CDS encoding FixH family protein, translating into MASIWRYLLAGVGLAALLAGILAIVYLTAPQSAPSPDVSRSKKTANGLFVASIQPERGVIRQGELQSWLLTLKTVNGDSVEGAAISVSGGMPQHNHGLPTSPQATDYLGEGRYRIEGLKFTMSGVWQLRFAISAAAGSDTVVFNVVL; encoded by the coding sequence TTGGCATCGATATGGCGTTATCTTCTTGCGGGCGTTGGTCTGGCCGCCTTGCTGGCTGGCATATTGGCGATCGTCTATCTGACCGCGCCGCAGTCGGCGCCGAGCCCCGATGTTTCGCGCTCGAAGAAGACGGCGAACGGCTTGTTTGTCGCCAGCATTCAGCCGGAACGCGGCGTTATCCGGCAAGGCGAACTGCAATCCTGGTTGCTGACCCTGAAGACGGTCAACGGCGATTCCGTGGAAGGTGCGGCGATCTCGGTGTCCGGCGGCATGCCGCAGCACAATCACGGCTTGCCGACCAGTCCGCAGGCGACCGACTATCTTGGCGAGGGGCGCTACCGGATCGAGGGGCTCAAATTCACCATGAGCGGCGTGTGGCAGTTGCGCTTCGCCATTTCGGCGGCGGCCGGTTCCGACACGGTCGTCTTCAACGTGGTGCTGTGA
- the putA gene encoding bifunctional proline dehydrogenase/L-glutamate gamma-semialdehyde dehydrogenase PutA, with protein sequence MPLDTIRQQIRANYLPDEDAAVKRLAAATELSADDRKAVSARAADLVRAVRGSSDPRLMEVFLSAYGLSTKEGVALMCLAEALLRVPDTETMDDLIADKIAPHDWSAHSGGSSSIFVNASTWALMLTGRVLDEGEGGIEGTLRSMVRRLGEPVIRKAVAAAMREMGEQFVLGRTIAEAVKRGKSMIQKGYLYSFDMLGEAARTEADALRYLKAYADAISSLDSGSNGPDIRQNHGISVKLSALHPRYEEAQKEKMLPVMAERLLSLALAARHSRMGLNIDAEEADRLDLSLDVIERVLSEPELAGWNGFGVVVQAYGPRAAFTIDWLYALAKKYDRNIMVRLVKGAYWDTEIKRAQTLGLSGYPVFTRKANTDVSYMACARKLLSMTDRIYPQFATHNAHTVAAVLSMADNRDAFEFQRLHGMGEALHETVRQAEGTRCRIYAPVGAHSDLLAYLVRRLLENGANSSFVHQLTDEDVEPEDIARDPLETVESQGSAANPAIARPATIFGTGRRNSKGFDITDPVTLAAIDKAKAAFAGPERWHAKPITRAAGYGKQRPVVNPAKPAEIVGTVAEAAAKQVATAVRFAVEAQPAWAKRPVAERAAIINRAADLYEANAVEFFALATREAGKSLADGVAEVREAVDFLRYYAAQAANNEAGTEARGAIVCISPWNFPLAIFTGQIAAALVTGNSVIAKPAEQTPLIAFRAVELLREAGVPEDVIQLLPGDGPSVGGPLTADPRIAGVCFTGSTEVAKLIEKQLAETAAPDAMLIAETGGLNAMIVDSTALPEQAVRDILASAFQSAGQRCSALRVLYVQKDVEKKMLEMLKGAMEALTIGDPWQISTDVGPVIDDEAQNSIREYCTKMGLQGRLIAKLEAPKDGRFVAPHVFRVKGIEEMEREVFGPVLHVASFDADGIDAVIAAINRKGYGLTFGLHTRIEGRVQHFVDGIHAGNIYVNRNQIGAVVGSQPFGGEGLSGTGPKAGGPHYLRRFRKGPEAGTEIAEGHKVTATELADNLPDPTLGGWSTRPDRIAILRKHLRGKGAAAIGAAAAIDFGQVDLPGPTGEANTLSLSPRGRVLCLGPDAETLLAQTIQALAAGNAVLAVAPGAPAALSALTGKGLPLAAIDGRPDPVEARSLRVDVVAFSGRPEAARIVRKVIADRGGPIVPLVSEVLNPAAYAHERAVCVDTTAAGGNASLLAAA encoded by the coding sequence ATGCCGCTCGACACCATTCGCCAGCAGATCCGCGCCAACTACCTGCCCGACGAAGACGCGGCTGTGAAGCGCCTGGCTGCGGCGACAGAACTTTCGGCCGATGACCGCAAAGCCGTCTCGGCCCGTGCCGCGGATCTGGTGCGCGCGGTGCGCGGCTCGTCCGACCCGCGGCTGATGGAGGTTTTTCTCTCGGCCTACGGCCTCTCCACCAAGGAAGGCGTGGCGCTGATGTGCCTGGCCGAGGCACTGCTGCGCGTGCCTGACACCGAGACCATGGACGACCTGATCGCCGACAAGATCGCACCGCATGACTGGTCGGCGCATTCGGGCGGTTCGAGCTCGATCTTCGTCAACGCCTCGACCTGGGCGCTGATGCTGACCGGCCGTGTGCTCGACGAAGGCGAGGGCGGCATTGAAGGCACGCTGCGCTCGATGGTTCGCCGGCTGGGCGAGCCGGTTATCCGCAAGGCGGTCGCCGCCGCCATGCGCGAAATGGGCGAGCAGTTCGTGCTCGGCCGCACCATTGCGGAAGCCGTCAAGCGCGGCAAGTCGATGATCCAGAAAGGTTATCTCTATTCCTTCGACATGCTGGGCGAGGCCGCCCGCACCGAGGCCGACGCGCTGCGCTACCTCAAAGCCTATGCCGATGCGATCTCCTCGCTCGATTCAGGCTCCAACGGTCCCGATATCCGCCAGAACCACGGCATCTCGGTCAAACTGTCGGCGCTGCATCCGCGCTACGAAGAGGCACAGAAGGAAAAGATGCTGCCGGTGATGGCCGAGCGGCTGCTGTCGCTGGCGCTGGCCGCACGCCATTCGCGCATGGGCCTCAATATCGACGCCGAGGAGGCCGACCGGCTCGACCTGTCGCTCGACGTCATCGAGCGTGTGTTGTCCGAGCCGGAGCTTGCCGGCTGGAATGGCTTTGGCGTCGTCGTCCAGGCCTACGGCCCGCGCGCGGCCTTCACCATCGACTGGCTCTATGCGCTGGCGAAAAAGTACGACCGCAACATCATGGTGCGGCTGGTCAAGGGCGCCTATTGGGACACCGAGATCAAGCGGGCACAGACGCTCGGGCTTTCCGGCTACCCTGTCTTCACCCGCAAGGCCAACACCGATGTTTCCTACATGGCCTGCGCCAGGAAGTTGCTGTCGATGACCGACCGCATCTATCCGCAATTCGCCACGCACAACGCCCATACAGTCGCTGCCGTCCTGTCGATGGCTGACAACCGTGACGCTTTCGAATTCCAGCGCCTGCACGGCATGGGCGAGGCGCTGCATGAGACGGTGCGCCAGGCCGAAGGCACGCGCTGCCGCATCTATGCGCCGGTCGGCGCGCACTCCGACCTCTTGGCTTATCTGGTGCGACGTCTGCTGGAGAATGGCGCCAACTCCTCCTTCGTTCATCAGCTCACCGATGAGGATGTCGAGCCGGAGGATATTGCGCGCGATCCGCTCGAGACGGTCGAGAGCCAGGGCTCCGCCGCCAATCCGGCAATCGCTCGTCCGGCGACGATCTTCGGCACTGGGCGGCGCAATTCGAAGGGATTCGACATCACCGACCCGGTGACGCTGGCGGCGATCGACAAGGCCAAGGCGGCCTTTGCCGGGCCCGAGCGCTGGCATGCCAAGCCGATCACGCGCGCCGCCGGCTACGGCAAGCAGCGCCCGGTGGTCAATCCGGCAAAGCCTGCCGAGATCGTCGGCACGGTCGCCGAAGCCGCTGCCAAGCAGGTAGCGACCGCGGTGCGCTTCGCGGTGGAGGCGCAGCCGGCCTGGGCAAAACGCCCCGTCGCCGAGCGCGCCGCCATCATCAACCGCGCGGCCGACCTCTATGAGGCCAACGCGGTCGAGTTCTTTGCGCTGGCTACCAGGGAAGCCGGCAAGTCGCTGGCCGACGGCGTGGCCGAAGTGCGCGAAGCTGTCGACTTCCTGCGCTACTACGCTGCCCAAGCGGCCAACAACGAAGCGGGCACCGAGGCACGCGGCGCGATCGTGTGCATTTCGCCGTGGAATTTCCCGCTCGCCATCTTCACCGGCCAGATCGCGGCAGCGCTCGTCACCGGCAATTCGGTCATCGCCAAGCCAGCCGAACAGACCCCGCTGATCGCCTTCCGCGCCGTCGAGCTGCTGCGCGAGGCCGGCGTGCCGGAAGATGTCATCCAGCTTCTGCCGGGCGACGGTCCGTCGGTCGGCGGACCGCTAACTGCGGATCCGCGCATTGCCGGCGTCTGCTTCACCGGCTCGACCGAGGTTGCAAAGCTGATCGAGAAGCAACTGGCCGAGACGGCCGCGCCGGACGCCATGCTGATCGCCGAGACCGGCGGTCTCAATGCCATGATCGTCGATTCCACAGCACTGCCCGAACAGGCGGTGCGCGACATACTGGCATCGGCTTTCCAGAGTGCAGGCCAGCGCTGTTCGGCGCTTCGCGTGCTCTACGTGCAAAAGGATGTCGAGAAGAAGATGCTGGAGATGCTGAAGGGCGCCATGGAAGCGCTCACCATCGGCGATCCCTGGCAGATTTCGACCGATGTCGGGCCGGTCATCGATGACGAGGCGCAGAACTCGATCCGCGAGTATTGCACCAAAATGGGGCTGCAGGGCCGGCTGATCGCCAAGCTCGAAGCACCCAAAGATGGCCGCTTCGTTGCGCCGCATGTGTTCCGGGTCAAAGGCATCGAGGAGATGGAGCGCGAAGTGTTCGGTCCGGTGCTGCATGTCGCCAGCTTCGACGCCGACGGGATCGACGCCGTCATCGCCGCCATCAACCGCAAAGGCTATGGCCTGACCTTCGGCCTGCACACCCGCATCGAAGGCCGCGTCCAGCATTTCGTCGACGGCATCCATGCCGGCAACATCTATGTCAACCGCAACCAGATCGGCGCCGTCGTCGGCTCGCAGCCCTTTGGCGGCGAGGGGCTTTCGGGCACCGGGCCGAAGGCCGGCGGGCCGCATTATCTCCGGCGGTTCCGCAAGGGGCCGGAGGCGGGCACGGAGATTGCCGAGGGCCACAAGGTGACGGCGACCGAACTGGCCGACAATCTGCCCGATCCGACGCTTGGCGGCTGGTCGACGCGGCCGGACCGCATCGCCATTTTGAGAAAGCATCTGCGCGGCAAGGGCGCTGCAGCGATCGGCGCTGCAGCCGCCATCGATTTCGGCCAGGTCGACCTGCCGGGACCGACCGGCGAGGCCAACACGCTGTCGCTGTCGCCGCGCGGCCGGGTGCTGTGCCTCGGTCCGGACGCCGAAACGCTGCTTGCCCAGACGATCCAGGCGCTGGCCGCCGGCAATGCGGTGCTGGCCGTGGCGCCGGGCGCGCCGGCAGCACTGTCGGCGCTGACCGGCAAGGGGTTGCCGCTGGCGGCCATAGACGGTCGGCCAGACCCAGTCGAAGCGCGTTCGCTGCGCGTCGATGTCGTCGCCTTCTCGGGCAGGCCCGAGGCGGCGCGGATCGTGCGCAAGGTCATTGCCGACCGCGGCGGGCCGATCGTGCCGCTGGTCAGCGAGGTGCTCAACCCGGCGGCCTATGCGCATGAACGCGCTGTCTGCGTCGACACCACGGCTGCCGGCGGCAATGCCAGCCTGCTCGCGGCGGCCTAG
- a CDS encoding NAD-dependent succinate-semialdehyde dehydrogenase yields MLQKTSHFMRQANLINGEWVQADSGQTVDVNNPATGLKIGTVPKSGKAETRRAIEAASEAFKTWRKTTALERSKLLRKLHDAMMDNQDVLAELLTIEQGKSLAESKGEIGSAAAYIMWFAEEGRRTYGDVVPSPWGDRRILVTKEPVGVIAAITPWNFPSSMLARKLGPALAAGCTAVVKPASQTPYSGLAWGALAEEVGFPKGVINILTGAAGEIGDEICANPLVSKITFTGSTEIGKLLIQKSSVTVKKVSMELGGNAPFLVFDDADLDRAVAGAITAKYRNSGQTCVCTNRFLVQAGIYDKFVEKLATASNALKVGSGLEEGVQQGPLIDVKAVEKVEEFIADATSKGGKVVAGGKRHALGGSFFQPTVIADAKPDMRFMKEEIFGPIAPVFKFETEEEAIALANDTEFGLAAYFYTGDLGRAFRVMEGLKYGMVGVNEGLITTPEAPFGGVKESGLGKEGGHQGIEDYLDTKYVCIGGLGL; encoded by the coding sequence ATGCTGCAGAAAACCAGCCATTTCATGCGCCAGGCCAATCTCATCAATGGCGAATGGGTGCAGGCCGACAGCGGCCAGACGGTCGACGTCAACAACCCGGCCACCGGTCTCAAGATCGGCACCGTGCCGAAGTCGGGCAAGGCGGAAACCCGCCGCGCCATCGAAGCCGCAAGCGAAGCCTTCAAGACCTGGCGCAAGACGACCGCGCTGGAGCGCTCGAAGCTTCTGCGCAAGCTGCATGACGCGATGATGGACAATCAGGATGTGCTGGCCGAACTGCTCACCATCGAGCAGGGCAAGTCGCTCGCCGAATCCAAGGGCGAGATCGGTTCGGCTGCCGCCTACATCATGTGGTTTGCCGAGGAAGGCCGCCGCACCTATGGGGATGTCGTGCCATCACCATGGGGCGATCGCCGCATCCTGGTGACCAAGGAGCCGGTCGGCGTCATTGCCGCCATCACGCCGTGGAATTTCCCCTCCTCGATGCTTGCCCGCAAGCTCGGTCCCGCGCTTGCCGCCGGCTGCACCGCCGTGGTCAAGCCGGCCTCGCAGACGCCGTATTCCGGCCTTGCATGGGGCGCGCTGGCCGAGGAAGTCGGCTTCCCCAAGGGCGTCATCAACATCCTGACGGGCGCCGCCGGCGAAATCGGCGACGAGATCTGCGCCAATCCGCTGGTGTCGAAGATCACCTTCACCGGCTCGACCGAGATCGGCAAGCTGCTGATCCAGAAGTCGTCCGTCACCGTCAAGAAGGTCTCGATGGAACTCGGCGGCAATGCGCCGTTCCTGGTCTTCGACGATGCCGACCTCGATCGCGCCGTCGCCGGCGCCATCACCGCCAAATACCGCAATTCCGGCCAGACCTGCGTGTGCACCAACCGCTTCCTGGTGCAGGCCGGCATCTACGACAAGTTTGTCGAGAAGCTGGCCACCGCGAGCAATGCGCTGAAAGTTGGCTCGGGCCTGGAAGAGGGCGTGCAGCAGGGACCGCTGATCGACGTGAAGGCGGTCGAGAAGGTCGAGGAATTCATCGCCGACGCCACGTCGAAGGGTGGCAAGGTCGTTGCCGGCGGCAAGCGCCACGCGCTTGGCGGCTCATTCTTCCAGCCGACTGTCATCGCCGATGCGAAGCCTGACATGCGCTTCATGAAGGAAGAGATTTTTGGCCCGATCGCCCCGGTGTTCAAGTTCGAGACCGAAGAGGAAGCCATTGCGCTTGCCAACGACACCGAGTTCGGCCTGGCCGCCTATTTCTACACCGGCGATCTCGGCCGCGCCTTCCGGGTCATGGAAGGCCTGAAATACGGCATGGTCGGCGTCAATGAAGGCCTGATCACCACGCCGGAAGCGCCGTTCGGCGGCGTCAAGGAATCGGGCCTCGGCAAGGAAGGCGGACACCAGGGCATCGAGGATTACCTCGACACCAAATATGTCTGCATCGGGGGTCTCGGCCTCTAA
- a CDS encoding sugar kinase, with protein sequence MAADGVASIGECMLELSGQAGPNWRMGFAGDTFNTLWALHALSGERPATYVSAFGDDPFSQGQISFFAENGIGIGASPVIPGARPGLYAITLTGAERAFTYWRSDAAARRLASDPAALAKSLENQALVYFSGITLAILDAAARKTLLAEVAKARAAGSLVAFDPNYRPRLWQSREEAQAAILDALAVADIALPTFPDEQMLFGDSAPQATAERFGKLVGEVVVKNGEEPALIATGGALQPVPAQHVATPVDTTGAGDSFNGGYLAARLAGHAPADAVQRAHRVAAAVVQVRGALAPFEVLRTAFEG encoded by the coding sequence ATGGCAGCAGACGGCGTCGCTTCGATCGGTGAATGCATGCTCGAGCTGTCCGGCCAGGCCGGGCCGAACTGGCGCATGGGCTTTGCCGGCGACACGTTCAACACGTTGTGGGCGCTGCATGCGCTGAGCGGCGAGCGGCCGGCGACCTATGTCTCCGCCTTCGGCGACGATCCCTTCTCGCAGGGCCAGATTTCGTTCTTCGCCGAAAACGGCATCGGCATCGGCGCCAGCCCGGTCATCCCAGGCGCGCGGCCCGGCCTCTACGCCATCACCTTGACCGGCGCCGAACGCGCCTTCACCTATTGGCGCAGCGACGCGGCGGCCAGGCGGCTTGCCTCGGATCCAGCCGCCTTGGCAAAAAGCCTTGAAAACCAGGCGCTTGTGTATTTTTCCGGAATCACCTTGGCAATTCTGGATGCCGCCGCGCGCAAGACGTTGCTGGCAGAAGTGGCCAAGGCGCGGGCTGCCGGTTCGCTCGTCGCTTTCGACCCCAACTACCGGCCGCGCCTGTGGCAGAGCCGCGAGGAGGCGCAAGCCGCGATCCTCGACGCGCTTGCCGTCGCCGACATCGCGCTGCCGACCTTTCCCGACGAGCAGATGCTGTTTGGCGACTCGGCACCGCAAGCGACCGCCGAGCGGTTCGGAAAACTGGTCGGCGAAGTCGTCGTCAAGAATGGCGAGGAACCCGCGCTGATCGCCACTGGCGGAGCCCTGCAGCCGGTTCCGGCCCAGCATGTCGCCACCCCGGTCGACACCACCGGCGCCGGAGATTCCTTCAATGGCGGCTATCTCGCCGCCCGGCTGGCCGGCCATGCCCCGGCGGATGCCGTGCAGCGCGCGCATCGCGTCGCCGCCGCTGTCGTGCAGGTGCGCGGCGCGCTGGCGCCGTTCGAGGTTCTAAGAACCGCTTTCGAGGGCTAA